Sequence from the Microbacterium faecale genome:
GTCTGGCCGGGCTCGACCCGGAAGGAGAGATCCTCAATCAGCGGCTGATCGGCCGAGTAGCTGAACCGCACGTGCTCGAATTCGATCACGCCCGTTCCGTCGGCCGGCGCGGTGGGAGCATCCTCGGCATCCGGCTCCTGGTCTTCCTCGTCGAGCAGCGCGAACACGCGCTCGGCTGAGGCGGTTCCCGACTGCACGATCGGCAGCATGCCGCCCAACTCCGTGAGCGGCTGCGTGAATTGCTGCGAGTACTGCACGAACGCCTGCACGTCGCCGATGCGGATCTGGCCGCCCGCGACCATCACGCCGCCGAGCACCGCGATGCCGGCGTAGGTGAGATAGCCGACGAACTGCATCGACGGCATCATCACGCCCGAGAGGAACTGCGCCTTGAACGACGCCTGGAACAGCTCCTCGTTCTCTTCGCGGAACGCCTCGCGCATCGCCTCTTCGCGGCCGTAGACCTTCACGAGGGCGTGCCCGGAGAACGACTCCTCGACGCGCGAGTTCAGTCGACCGACCTTGCGCCACTGCGCCTGGAATGCCTTCTGCGACTTCGGGCCGATGACGCCCATGATCACGCCGATGAGCGGGATCGACACGAGCGCGACGAGCGCGAGCTGCCACGAGATCGTGAACATCATGATCAGCACGCCGACGACGGTCAGCAATGACGTCAGCGCGCCGGATAGCGACTGCTGCAATGTCTGCGTCATGTTGTCGACGTCGTTCGTGACGCGGCTGATGAGCTCACCGCGCTGCACCTTGTCGAAGTGGCTCAGCGGCAGGCGGTTGACCTTCTCCTCGATCTGCTCGCGGACGCGCCACATCGTGCGCACCATGATGACGTTGATGATGTAGCCCTGCAGCCACTGCAGCAACGATGAGGTGACGTAGATCGTCATCGCCCACAGCACGATCACGCGCAGGCGCTCGAAATCGATGCCTGAGCCCGGTGAGAAGTCGTGCATCGCGCGCACCATGTTCGCGAACTCGTCCTGGCCCGCCGACTCCAGCGCGGCGACGACCTCGGCCTGGCTCATGCCCTCGAACTGCGCGCCGAACGTCGTCGACAACACGCCCTCGAACACGACGTTCGTCGCCTCGCCCAGCACCTTCGGCCCCGCCACCATGAGCACGACG
This genomic interval carries:
- a CDS encoding ABC transporter ATP-binding protein encodes the protein MSVEVDEREEERAAQEAMIAAGADEPGAMGGKPKDFWPSFLRFLGLLKPHKWAFIFASVLGAIGVVLMVAGPKVLGEATNVVFEGVLSTTFGAQFEGMSQAEVVAALESAGQDEFANMVRAMHDFSPGSGIDFERLRVIVLWAMTIYVTSSLLQWLQGYIINVIMVRTMWRVREQIEEKVNRLPLSHFDKVQRGELISRVTNDVDNMTQTLQQSLSGALTSLLTVVGVLIMMFTISWQLALVALVSIPLIGVIMGVIGPKSQKAFQAQWRKVGRLNSRVEESFSGHALVKVYGREEAMREAFREENEELFQASFKAQFLSGVMMPSMQFVGYLTYAGIAVLGGVMVAGGQIRIGDVQAFVQYSQQFTQPLTELGGMLPIVQSGTASAERVFALLDEEDQEPDAEDAPTAPADGTGVIEFEHVRFSYSADQPLIEDLSFRVEPGQTVAIVGPTGAGKTTLVNLLMRFYEVDGGAILLDGQDVAQMTRGDLRSRTGMVLQDPWLFAGTIRDNIRYGNEQASDDDVYAAAEATYVDRFVHSLPEGYDTLLEEDAANVSAGERQLITIARAFVRRPQVLILDEATSSVDTRTELLLQKAMAALREGRTSFVIAHRLSTIRDADLILVMEQGSIVEQGNHTSLIARRGAYWRLYQSQFEHAAVDVDEVEAMENPTGASPVIGGPTDA